DNA from Methanobrevibacter sp.:
CAACTTCAACAAGAACTCCATTGGTTAAATCTTCAGTTCTGGCAGGTGAATCAACCATCGGAATATCAGACATGATAGCTCCAGTTGCAATAATCGGCTCTGCATTAAGACATATGATGGCTTTTGGAGCAGTATTATTCTTCATCATTTGAAAAATAACATAAGAGCCAACAGTAGACCCTTTTCCACCAGGTATAAACAGTACTTTATCTTTAATACATTCTCCTTTCAATTCATGAGTAGGATCAATTATTACACCAGTTTTAGGATCAACACCACCAAGAAAACTAATCGGTTCTGATGAAACAATTAATTCCCCTTTTCCTTTTCCTTTTGCAATACTTCTACAATCAATCATATACATCACTAAATAACATCTTTTTTCATTATTTCTCTTAAAACAGCAGTAGCATAAGAACCTTTATCAATTGAAAATTCGCATAAAACACCCTCGTCAGTTGGAATAGCTGATGCATCCCATACCTGGAACCTCATGGATCTTCTAAGACCATGGCTTCCCAAACGAGGCATTTTTGAAACTTCAAAGTCTTCTTTTGTAATATTATAATTTTTTAAAATATCTTTTTCCATCTCGCCAACATCACCATCAGCAAAAGGAACTTTTGTACCGTATAATGGACAAGTGGGACTGGCTTTGAAGTTATCTATCAATTCCTGAAATTCTTCAGAAGTTTTATCACGGACAATATGGTCTTCTGTGTCAATTACAATATCCCCTTCAACATACTTGTTGATTCCCATTTCAACCCTTTTGCTTACAGCTTCATTGAATAAATAAGATTGATAAGCATGAACAAACATTCTTTGTAATGGTTTTGGAAGTGCATGCAATGCATTCATGTAAGATTTGTCTGTTAATTCTCCTCTTTTTGACTCCCTAACCAATTCTTTAAGCATCATTTTTTCATAACGCATTCCTTTACCCATTAAATTAAGGGATTCTTCATAATTTCCATCATCATAGGCCTGTCTTGCCAACCGGTTTTCATCTGATTCATCCCCCTGAGGATTGCCAATATAAACTCCAACAGCTTTTTCGAGATTGTTTTCAACAAGGGCCTCCCCAACTAAATGAGTTATTGTTCTTGGTTTTCCAAATCTTTGCCATCCGAAGTAATTAGGAACCCCGGTTGATTGAAGCTCTTTTAAAACCTCATTTGCAATATCTACACTTTTTTCAATGTCATCCAAATCCTTAACAAGAATTTTGAATTTATTCCCTTTAAGCTGACCCATTCTGAGTTTTTTACGACCCCGAACAACTTTTAAAAAATCAGTTTTATAAATATCCAGGTTTTCAACTTGCTGGAATTGCTCCTCGGAATCCATATTTGCAATACAAATCCACTGGCGAGTAATGGCTTTTTTATCTTTCATTCCTGCAAAGCCCATTCTTTTTCTTGAAATATGCAAATCACGGGCAATATCTAAAACAACATCCAGAGTGGTTCTTCCTAACTTTTCAATCCACACATAAACATTAGGTCCTTCACCATCAGGAACGATTTCAGGAATTTCTTCAACGTAAAAATCTTCATATTGGTTTCTAATTGAGCCACCAATACCTTTTTGAGCTGTAACATAAGCATTAGCATTCAACATATTAATCACGGAAAATAATAATGCCCTGGCCGGGATTTGAACCCGGGGAATGGGATCCGCAGTCCCATGTGTTATCCAAACTACACCACCAGGGCTAAATAAAATAAGATAACATCTAACTATTTGCTTTTAATAGTATTTAATAATTACCATACCGATAAGGTATATGAATACTTGCCATATTCTCTTGTAGCTACTGAAACGTTATCTGCCTTAGCGTAATCTCCTGATTGAGATAATATTTCACCTTTTAATACGTTATTCTCACTAAATCTGTAATTATTTAAATCAAAGCTTTTAAATTTTTCTTTGGAAATTCCTGAAACTTCCTTAATTGATTTTTTTGAATTATTATTTTTTTCCAGGGTTTTAGAAATAGACCCAAGAAATGACCTGTCGGTGAAATTCACTTTCCCACTTAAAATTTCCATTATATCCTGAGCATTTCTGATGTTATGTGAATCATAAGAATAATCTGGACCAGGAATAGAAATGGCCGCATTCACAATTAAAAATACAATCAAAAGTAGAATTACGGCAAGAACAGCATCAATAATGTAGAAATATCCTTTTTCATCTAACATGAATGAAAATAGAATTTTGAAATATTAAAAAAATAGGGAAGAGTGCAAATATTAATTTGCACGAATATGATTAATCACTTTTTCTTTTTTAGCAATAGCTGCATCAGAAGCCTTTTGAACTTTTTCTTTCATCTCTTCAAAGTCTTCAGGAGTTGTCTCGCCAACCAACTTTTTAATTTTAGTATATGCTGCTTCTCTGAATAATGGAACGAGTTTTTCCTCACTGGAGTCTTCTTTAATTAAAATCGGTTCGCCAGAATTATTAACAACACCTATTTCAGATATTGCCACATTATATTTGGAAACGGCCTTTTTGATATCGCCGATAATTTCCGGAGGTGCTATTAACATTAATGAATCGGTTGAAACACCTAAAGGATCAATGTTTAAAGTTTCAAGCATATTTAATACATTTGGAGCAACCATGTCCCTGATTTCTTTTTCATAAAACTCCAATCCGACACCGGTCGTATTTGATATTTCATGAGCATCTCCTCTAAGCCCCCCATTTGTCACATCAGTCATTGCATGAATATCCTTTACCAAATCTGCTTCAAATAGAGCATGTGATGCCTGAACAAAGTTTACATTCATAGTATCCCATACAACATCAAAAAATCCATTGTATAGAGCAGTTGTTGTAATAGTTCCTCCACCGGAACCTTCAGTTAAAAGAATAACGTCCCCTTCCGTTGCTCCTTTCCTTGCAGTTGGAGGATAGTTTGAAACACCAACACTTCCCACGGCAGAAACAAATCTATCACCTAAAACCATGTCACCGCCGACACGCAATGTGCTTCCGGCCACAATAGGAACATCGACCAGTTCGGATACTGCCGCAACACCTGCTGTAAAGTCAAATATTTTAGCAACATCCCCGTCATCAGCCAAATGAACATCACTTAAAATTGCAACAGGATCTGCACCCATAACACAAACATCCCTAAGTGTTGCTCTTGTTACGTGAAAACCTCCTAAAAATGGATATTCGCTTAAACGTGAATGGATTCCATCAACAGCTGTCGTAATATAAACTTCATCATTGTTTGCTTTGGCTTTAACAACCCCTCCATCATCCTGTTCTGACGGATTTACAAGTGATGCTGTGTTGGTTGAAGAAACTATTTCTGCAATTTTTCTGTGAACAAAAAAGTCACCGGCTCCACGGGACCCTACTCCCATTTCACCCATTAAAACATCCGCCTTGTTAACATTGGCTATTTCTTTTAAAAATTCATCATTGCTTTCCTGCAATTTAAGAGTTGTTGAAACCTCATCAATAACAGCTTTTGCCATTTCAACAGAGTTTTCTTCAGAAATTTTCTTATATTCCCTAATTCTTACAGATAAAATACTCGCTAACTCATCATAATCATAATCATTAATTCTAGACCTTACAAAACCTTCAATATCCATGGTTATATCTCCAAATTAGTAAAATTCTTTAAAATTTTAAGACCAGCACTTCCACTTTTTTCTGGGTGGAACTGTGTTGAAAACAAGTTGTTCTGACTTAAACTAGCTACAATGTCTCCACCATAGTCACAAATACCTGCAATGATGCTTTCATCATCCGGAACAACATGATAAGAGTGTACAAAATAGAAAAATTCACCATCGGTTCCCTCCAATATTGGAGAATCATTAACTACCTTCAACTTATTCCAGCCCATATGAGGAATCTTAACATCCCCTGACAATAACTTGACATGACCTTTAAATAAATCCAGTCCTTTAATACCAATTGCTTCTTCACTTGAACTCATTAAAACTTGTTGGCCAAGACAAATTCCTAAAAACGGTTTGTCATCTGCAACATGTTCATGAATTACACCTTCAAATGGTCTTAAATTTTCCATTGCGCTTCCAAATGCACCTACACCCGGCAAAACCAGATAGTCACTATCTGAAATGACCTCCTCATCATCTGTAATCTGGTAATCAACGCCAATTTTTTTAAATCCGTTTGAAATACTTTTTAAATTTCCGCTTTTATAATCAATAATCGTAATCATTCGTCCAACCATCCAATTGTTGATCTAATCATACCACCAAAGTCAGAAAATACAATTTCATCAGTTCCTAGAGTTTTTGAGTGTGCATCGAGTTCTGCAACAACATGAGTAAATCCCAATTCTTTTAAAGGTTCCACTAAACGAGGCCCGTCAGTAATTGCAATGGATTCTGTGTCAAATTCTTCAATCGGAAATGCATGAGGAACGCCAAATACAACAATCAAATCCAAATCCTTATCTTTTAAGTATTCAGCCGCAATATTTCCTGTAATCGGATATTCATCAAGCCCGCCAGTAATATAATCAATATCCATTGGCAAGGCCTCCTTGATATTTCTTGCATGACCTCTGATTCTTTCAAGACCAATATTTTCATCAAGATTTGCAACAATAATAGGTTTATTATCCCCAATTTCTTTATAATCAAAATTGATAATATCTGCAAATAAAAATGAAGTTTCTTTTTTGGCGTTGTGAACAAAAGCTACATTTTTACCATCCCTAATAGCTTCGACGACGATTTTAGCAACTTTTTCTTTGGAGTCGCCAAAGTCAGGTTTAATGTATTTCCCTTGTGCCATTCCACGAGTTTTTTCAACTTCAGTAGCTTTTTCAAGCATTCTAATTTGTCTATCAGCTTCTTCCTGTAGGATAACACCACATTCTACTGCCGATTCTAAAACCATAATTGCACCAACAGTATTATCCCCTTCACCAGATCCTCCGTGAGATTCAACAGGTATGACAGTACATGGCAAATCAGCATTAGAAATAGCTTCTTTTAAATCTTCACCAATAATCATACTTGCACAAGTGCCTACAACACCCATTAAATCTGGATTGAACATGTCATAAGCTTTAATTAAAGTTTCTTCAAGCTTTTCGCCGGCTCCTAAAATAAAATCATTTTCAGCCATTGCAGTTGTTAAGACTCTCACCCCGTCACTTTCTAAAAGTCTTCCTGTTCTAAAACAACAACCATTAGGCCCGTGCATAATTATAACATCAACATTCATGTCTCTTAAAGTATAAAGAGATGCTGCAATTGGACTTGGTCTTGGATGCATATCTTTTTCACCTAATAATAAATTTAACAAATAATTATTTAAAATTCTTAATTAATATAATTATACAATTGACAGAAAAGGGATTTAATATGAAACTTGACAAAAAAATTTTAGAGGAAAAAATCAGGCAGTATAGGGAATCTAAAAGCTGTTCTGAATCAACATTAACAGGCCTGTGTGAAGTGGCGGAACTCCCTATAAGTCAGGGCGAAATGACCACAATAGCTTGCGGGTTTGCAGGAGGAATCGGAGGAACATTTGATGAAGGAACATGCGGTGCCCTTACCGGTGCTTTAATGGCAAACGGATTGGCTTTAGATGACTGTGAAAAAATAAAAAATAATGCAAAAGAAATATTCAAGACATTTAAAGAAGAATATGGAAGCGTGTGCTGCGGTACAATAACCAGCAATGGAGAAGATAAATCCCAATGCGTTGACTGCTGTGTATTCATTGCAAATAAGCTTGCAGATTTGTGGGGCGAATAAGAAAAACCTCCATAATGATTAAATAATGCAACAAATACTATTTTCTATAAGTTTTCTAATATAAGTTTTAAAAGTGTAGTTTTCAATTTTTTTAAATTGCACATTGATTTAAAAAAGCAATGTGTAATAACATAATTTTTAATGATATTTTGAATATTTTATACAAAAGCTGTTGAAAATATCCAATAATTACAGATTTATAAATAGGATGAAGTTAATAACAAAATATATATAACATAGGATGTGTTATTTATGGATGCCGTTACCAAAGAAAAATTGAAATTAGCTCAAAGATTCAGAAAAGAAAACCGGAATGATGAAGCAGAAGATATTTTCAGAGAATTTTGGCAAACTTCACCTAAAGATTTCTCTGAATTTAATAAAACTACTTTTAGTTGGATTTTATACAACAAATACATTAAAAATAATGAAAATATTGATGAAATTGTTGAAAATGGAGAGTTAATTACAAAGCTTAAAAAACAAGAAGACCAAACAAAAAACAGCAAATATCCATGCCCATACACTTTGGCTGTTTTAAAAGTCCTTGAAGCATTAAATAAAAATAATGACTTTGAAGAAGTGATGATGTGGGCCGAAACACTTAATCCTGATTATTTAAGTTCAAAAGCCATTGATTTTAATGGTAGAAAATACCCTTCCAATAAAGAGAAATATTACAGTCAATTAACCAAAGCTCTTTTAAAGCTTGATGATGTTGATGCCTGTTATGAATTATCAAAAGAGGCACTCCAATTAGATGAGTTAACTGATGAGATTTGGTTTAAATGGAGATTGGCAAAGTGTGCAAATGAAATTGGAGAATATGACGAGGCAATCGGATATCTTAAAGAAATTATAACCAAAAAGCAAGATTGGTATATTAAAGCTGAAATTGCAAATAGCTATTATTTCAAAGGAGATTTTGAAAACTCATTATCTTATGCAATTGATGCTGCTCTAACCACTGCTCCAAGTGAAAGTAAAGTAAACGTTTATTCATTGATTGCTGATTTAATTGAAGATGAATATCCCGAAGAGGCCATGCAGAACAGATATTTGGAATACAGCATTAGACTTAAAAAACAATGGAAAATCGATGACAGGCTAACTGAAAAAATTGAAAATGCAGGTCTCGATACTGAAAATAAGGAATATCTAAAAATTGAAAACAATCTTAAAAATTTCTGGAATGATTTAAAATATAAAAATCAGGAAATCCATTATGGAATAATAAGTAAAATATTGCCTCATGGAAAAGCAGGATTCATCCAAAGTGAAGAGGGCAACTCTTATTTCTTTAAAAAATATGAATTTAAAGGGAATATGAATCAGTTTAGAGAAATGACAAGCGTTAGTTTCTACCTTAAAGAAGGATATGACAAATCCAAAAACGAAGTAAAAATGAATGCCGTAAACATCAATACCATTTAAGAATGTACTGTTTGTCTAAAAAAACAAATAGATAATGCAAAAATAGATTATGCTGAAGATTACTGCAGTACCCATAACGATAGCATATATATGCTTAAAGCTTATAAATTAAATCTGAAAAGTGGTTTTGTGTTTTTATATTTAATTATAATTTTTATAACACTTTTAATTCCAGTTATAATTTATTTAATGTACGGTCGTGAAGAATTCCATGAAACCGGCATAATCTATCAAGGGAATTGCCAACACATGACAATCCAGTAATTGTTAATGCAATATGTTGTGATGATGAAATCATAGTTGGAATACCCCATTTGTATGGATTTAATGCCGGAATGTATGAATTAGTTCGAAAAGGTTTTTTGGAGTTTGTCGAATATGAGAAAAATATTATTTTTAAAATTAATTATAAATATCTTGAGCTTCACAAATCCGAATTATCAAGCTTTGAAATAGAAATGATAGAAATATTTGAAGAATTTGGTGAAAACTGCATTGTTCAGTTTGAAAATGTTAAGAAAAATCAATTCCAAATTCACTTTAGAAGTTGGCAGTTATCAGTATATAACTATTTAAATGACACCAATGAATTAAAAAAATATTACATATCCAAAGGTACAGATATCGCATTAGGAGAAATGAACAGGACGGCACCTCCAAAGTTATTCTAGTCAGAAATGGGCAAATTAATGGATTAATAAAAAGTTTAAACTGAAAATCTAAACTCCATCAAAAATAAACAATAAAAGCAAAGATTAAAATGCCGCAGGATAATTAATTAATCTGATTATTCTGCATCTTCATCTAAAGTTTCTAAAAGAAAACTTACCGGCCTAAATCCGTCATTACATGAAATCATTGCAGATTTTTTATTCTTCATCCAACCATCATAAAAATCACTGGCTCCGTTAGCTAGAGCCATTACAAAAGGTGAAAGACTCTCCCATGCACTATCACAGAAATTATCCGGTTTTAACCAACCGTTTGCAATGAAAACTTGCCCTTCTTCAACATCACATTCATGTTCCAGAGGATTTTCATATTCCTCAATTAAATCATCATGCCTAACTTTTCTCATGACTGTAATCCTTACCTTTTTCATGACAAATCCCCGTTTGCCTTTAATATTTTTTATATTCGGCATTGCATCTCATAATTCTTATCATGACATGATTTAATCCGTTGCTGAAATTTAACTTTAAATCTTTTTGCCTTCTTTTTAAAAATTTAAGAAAAGTTTCAGTTGTAGGTAAAACTCTTTTTAAAATAGAAAAAATGAAGTATACTTAAAATATTTTCCTAAAAAAGAATTTAACCTCTTGTTACAATACTGATTATATCCCCGTCTTTTAGTTCATAATCACTAGCTACACGCATTTTTTTTCTTGCATCAACTGCATGCATGAATTTATCACCAATATCAGTGTGTACAATGTATGCAAGTTCCCTTGGAGTTGTTCCGCTTGGAACTAAAAAACCATCCGGCAAAACATTGCCTTTTTGATCTGTGTATTTGTTTTCGTCCTGAACTGGATAAACAACTATTCTATTCAATAATTCGAAAATACCATAATTTAGAGCATCCTGAACTCCAGTACTTCCATATTTATCTAAAATGCTGGTTTGAATATATTCAAGTGCTTTAAGCTGATTAGGATTTAACTTATCAGACTGTAAAATTTCAAAATGGTCATCACCTGAAACATATGAAATTAAACCTGCTTCTGCTGCTTTAACAAGTGCTATTTCAGATTCTGCTGAAGTCGGAATCACATTAGGATATTTTTCTTTAATTCTTTCAATATTTTTAGCTGAGGTTGGCAGATCTGCTTTGTTTGCAATAATCATCATTGGTTTGGCAATTTTTAAAATATTCCTTGTTAAGTCAATTAAATCTTGTTCTTCCCATTTATTATAATCAGGTTCAATATTTCTTTTAGCCTCAATAATATCTTCAATAGCTATTCCAGTACCTGACAGTTGGTCAAATAATACTTTTGCAATATCCAAATGTTCTGCACCAACCTTTCTTACAAGCCTTACCCAATTTCTTGATAAAATTCCATACATCCACATTACAATTTCCTCTTCCAAAAATTGAATGTCTTCTAATGGATCATGACTTCCGGCATCAACAGGATTTCCTTCAATATCTGTTGAACCTGAAGCATCGATAACATGGATAAATACTTTAGCTTGCATTAAATCATCTAAAAATTTGTTACCTAATCCTTTTCCTTCATGAGCCCCAGGAACTAGTCCCGCAACATCAATTAATTCAATAGGCAACAATCTTTTCCCATCTATACAGATTGAATTGTGAGGATTACAGGTAACTTCTAACTCTTTACATGGACAATCCTTAATTACATGAGCAACAGCTTTATTGGCATCGATTGTTGTAAATGGATAATTCGCCATTTCTACTGCAGATGCTGTTGCTGAATTAAAAAAAGAGGATTTTCCTACATTCGGTTTTCCACAAACTGCAATTTGAAGCATAATAATCACTTAATAATTAATAACATCTTAATGTTTGTATTTAAAATTATAAATAGTTTCAGAGTGCAATATACTATTCAATGAATAATGATGATATTGACCGCCCGCAGGCTATGAAAATCCGTCAAGGAATTCAGGACGCAATAACCTATTCCCTTCCGGATAAAAAGTTTAAACCTGAAAAAATCGATTTAGTGGAAATTGATTTGGAAGTGGACAATCTCGGTTGGAATTTTCATAATTTCAGGGTTTTGAATTTAACGGACATTCATTTAGGCCAATGGATTAATCCGGAATACCTTGATGAACTTGTCAATTATGTCAATAGCTTAAATATCGATTTAATTACATTGACCGGAGATTATTTTTCATATGTGACAGATGGCTATGAAAAATCCTTAGAAAATTCATTTAAAAAATTAAAGGCAAAAAATGGCAAATTTGGCGTTTTGGGAAATCATGACCATTGGATGGGTGCTTCAAAGGTCAGAAGAATTTTTAAAGAGTCAGAAGTTGTGGATTTAAGCAATGATGTCCACACCCTTGAAAAAAATGGTGATTTTTTAAACATGTGTGGTGTTGATTCCTGTACTGTTTGTGCAGATAATCTGAATAAGGTAATATCTAAAATAAAAGATGATACTCCAAGCATTTTGCTTTCCCACGAACCGGATTTTGCAACAGAATCATCCAAAACAAATAAATTTGATCTGCAAATTTCAGGCCATTCACATGGAGGGCAGTTCATAATTCCAAAAGTTGAAACAACACCTTTTAGAGGTCCGAACTCTAGAAAATTCCCTGTTGGCCTTTATAAAGTTGGAAATATGATGCAATATACAAGTAAAGGACTTGGAACCAATTCGTTTAGAATGAGGATTAACTGTAAACCTGAAATTACAATAATCACATTAAAAACAAATAAAAAGCAGAAAATAGAGATAGAATGAAAAAATATGACTTTACATCCTATATAAAATCCACAACAACATTGATTTTACTTATTATAACCAACATTATAGTCATTATAGGAATGACTTACTTATGTGGAGATTTCACCATTGGGAAATGGTATAATGCATTTTTTATTGTAATAGCAATAACAATAACCAATACCCTCCTCTGGCCTGTTTTTCAAAAATTTTTCATGAAATTCATGATTATGACATTAGGCATTGGTGCATTATTCATCAATGCTTTAATCTTTTATATTGCCTGCTATTTTATTCCAAATGTAAGTGTTGGATTTTACGCAGCAGTTGAAGTTCCAATAGTTCTCTCAATTGCCATTACTTTTGTCATGAACATAACACACACAAACTATTACAACAGATATGTCAGAAATATTTTAAAATATGTCGGTGATGAAAAGAGAGACGGGAAAAAATATTCCGGAGTCATAATGCTTGAAATCGACGGATTATCCATAAATATTTTAAAAAAAGCCATCGATAAAAATATCATGCCGACAATAAAAAGCTGGATAGATACAAATTCCCATTGTCTAAAAGAATGGGAAACTGATTTGTCTTCGCAAACAGGAGCAAGTCAGGCAGGAATATTGCACGGAAATAATGAAGATATTGTGGCGTATAGATGGGTTGAAAAAGAAAACAACAATCGCATTCTTGTATCTGGAAAATTAAGTCATGCCCCGTTAATAGAAAAAAGAATCAGTAACGGAGAGGGATTGCTTGTAGATGGAATAAGCATCAGCAACATGTTTTCAGGAGACAGCAAAAACGCGCCTTTAACATCATCAAGATTGGGAAGCATGTCCAGAATCCATAATAAAACGCTCCACACAATATTTTTAGATTCTTACAATTTCCAAAGAATTTTTGTATTGTTTTTATGTGACATTTTAGTTGAGTTAAAATCTCAGCTAAAACATCTAATAAAGAATGTGCACCCCAGACTTAGAAGGACAATTGTTTATGCGGCAGTAAGAGCAGGAGCAAATGTTGTGCTTAGGGAGGTTGCAACTGAAATATTAACTGCTGAAATATTAAAAGGAGAAACTGATACTGCATATGCAACATTTATGGGTTATGATGAAATAGCCCACCATTCAGGAACAGAAGATGAAGATGTGTGGCCTGTTCTAAAACAAATTGACCTGCAATTCAAAAGGCTTGCTTCCGCAGTAGAAATGAGTGACAGAGACTATAAACTTGTTATTCTATCAGACCATGGCCAGAGCAATGGTGCAACCTTTAAGCAAAGATATGGCATCAGTCTTGGAAATTATGTTAGAAGACTGCTTCCAGATGATTTGAAAATGTATAGAAGCGAATATAATGTCGACCACTTCAGGGATGCGTTTTTATCAGAAAATGAACAGCTGAAAAACATCAAAGAAAAAATGGAAAATATCCGTGACGATTTATTTGAAGACAATACATATATTCAGACTATCAGAGAAGAGCTTGAAAATAAAAAGCCAGCAATCATTTTTGAAAATGAAAAATACCTAAATTTAAGAAAAAAATATTCAAACAGTTTAGAATACATCACAGGATATGAAAGCATTGAACAAAGCACTAAAAAAGCTAAAGATTCAG
Protein-coding regions in this window:
- a CDS encoding phage holin family protein, which encodes MKKYDFTSYIKSTTTLILLIITNIIVIIGMTYLCGDFTIGKWYNAFFIVIAITITNTLLWPVFQKFFMKFMIMTLGIGALFINALIFYIACYFIPNVSVGFYAAVEVPIVLSIAITFVMNITHTNYYNRYVRNILKYVGDEKRDGKKYSGVIMLEIDGLSINILKKAIDKNIMPTIKSWIDTNSHCLKEWETDLSSQTGASQAGILHGNNEDIVAYRWVEKENNNRILVSGKLSHAPLIEKRISNGEGLLVDGISISNMFSGDSKNAPLTSSRLGSMSRIHNKTLHTIFLDSYNFQRIFVLFLCDILVELKSQLKHLIKNVHPRLRRTIVYAAVRAGANVVLREVATEILTAEILKGETDTAYATFMGYDEIAHHSGTEDEDVWPVLKQIDLQFKRLASAVEMSDRDYKLVILSDHGQSNGATFKQRYGISLGNYVRRLLPDDLKMYRSEYNVDHFRDAFLSENEQLKNIKEKMENIRDDLFEDNTYIQTIREELENKKPAIIFENEKYLNLRKKYSNSLEYITGYESIEQSTKKAKDSELIVLGSGNLGLIYFTQWKQRLNYEEIVMLFPELIPGLVKHPGVGFILVNSLSNGGMIIGQDGIYYLDTDNVVGENPLANYGKNAAIHLKRQNSFNNLPDIMVNSFYDEKCGEVCAFEELIGSHGGLGGDQTKPFILYPSQWEAPEELIGASSIYEFLKNEIENLKS